One region of Zingiber officinale cultivar Zhangliang chromosome 7B, Zo_v1.1, whole genome shotgun sequence genomic DNA includes:
- the LOC122004711 gene encoding uncharacterized protein LOC122004711 produces MKASIKFREEASPLVRAKIPIAVLGLPFLSGFAVGAGDAFQDVRFDIATSFRVGPSLRLSYRPNDYRKPFSLVLKTGTGTLGSPSGNSPLVMSAEFGLQSGRPDFSLLLKPNFGDFSIKKVVDAAAPVNVSAESPPAVEVKVSAFCDEKNPEFVQFHAHEPIGSGKKLSGDPIDISTLATGRGGGIDGLLSGFEVSARSILRLPKRAAVRFKWGLRVPPELRSALDDPKGPMISLSKLPLLSLSKITIERSTADAHTERKKPVATKDADASARALLRGDVEALRSDSILLKRALEDLRAEVGARKFTPAASAAARKEEQRGNGKPSRSTGKPESFSAEEPKKPSATSPTARA; encoded by the coding sequence ATGAAGGCTTCGATCAAGTTCCGGGAGGAGGCGTCGCCGCTGGTGCGGGCCAAGATCCCCATCGCCGTCCTCGGCCTCCCTTTCCTCTCCGGCTTCGCCGTCGGCGCTGGCGACGCCTTCCAAGATGTCCGCTTCGACATCGCCACCTCCTTCCGCGTCGGTCCTTCCCTCCGCCTCTCTTACCGTCCCAACGATTACCGAAAGCCCTTTTCCCTCGTCCTCAAGACCGGGACCGGAACCCTAGGCTCCCCCTCTGGAAACTCCCCCCTAGTGATGTCCGCTGAGTTCGGTCTCCAGAGCGGCCGCCCCGACTTCTCCCTTCTCCTCAAGCCCAATTTCGGCGACTTCTCCATCAAAAAAGTTGTGGATGCCGCCGCGCCTGTCAACGTCTCCGCCGAGTCCCCTCCGGCCGTGGAGGTTAAGGTCTCGGCCTTCTGCGATGAGAAAAACCCCGAGTTCGTACAATTCCACGCTCACGAGCCGATCGGCTCCGGAAAGAAGCTCAGCGGCGACCCAATCGACATATCCACTCTCGCGACCGGCCGAGGCGGCGGGATCGACGGACTCCTCTCCGGCTTCGAGGTCAGCGCGAGGAGCATCCTCCGCCTTCCCAAACGCGCCGCCGTCCGGTTCAAGTGGGGACTTAGAGTGCCGCCGGAGCTCCGCTCCGCGCTCGACGATCCCAAAGGCCCGATGATCTCGCTGAGCAAGCTCCCGCTTCTGTCGTTGAGCAAGATCACGATAGAGCGCTCGACGGCCGACGCGCATACGGAGAGGAAGAAGCCAGTCGCCACCAAGGATGCAGATGCCAGCGCCCGCGCCCTGCTGCGCGGGGACGTGGAGGCCCTGCGGTCCGATAGCATTCTTCTGAAGAGGGCCTTGGAGGATCTTAGGGCGGAAGTCGGAGCTCGGAAGTTCACTCCGGCAGCTTCTGCAGCAGCACGCAAGGAGGAGCAGAGAGGCAACGGCAAGCCATCGAGGAGCACGGGGAAGCCTGAGAGCTTCTCGGCGGAGGAGCCAAAGAAGCCGTCAGCGACGAGCCCCACTGCAAGGGCTTGA